Within the Deltaproteobacteria bacterium genome, the region GAAGGCCGGGATCGCCAGGGCCAGCCCGAAGAGCAGCCAGGTCGCGACCGGAGGGGTCAGCCTCAACTCGAAGAGAACGGGCAGCACGGATCGTCTACCTAGCTTTCGAGGGGTTCCGGCCCGGAGCCACCCGGCTCGACGTCCGCCTCAGCCTCAGCCTCAGCCTCCGCCTCAGCGGCTCCTCCCGCGTCTCGCTCCACCACCGGCTGCGACAGGAACACCAGCGTCAAGACGCCGACCACGATCCCCACGTCCGCGATGTTGAACGCTGGCCAGTGATAGGGGCCCCAGTGCCAGTCGATGAAGTCGATGACGTAGCCGTGGGCGATCCGATCCGTCAGGTTGCCGATGGCGCCGCCGAAGACCATGGAGAGGGCCAGGAGGTGGAGGCGGGGGAAGCGCAGGGGCTGGAGGACCGAGCGCGAGGCCATCCAGAGGAGGCCGATGGCCGCGAGGATCGCCACGGCCACGAAGACGAAGCGGCGCAGCCCCAGGGGGGTGCCGTTGAGCAGGCCGAAGGCCCCGGCGGGGTTCTGCACGTAGACGTGGTTCCAGAGCCCCTCGATCACCACGTGGGGCACCCGGGCATAGGCGTAGAGCTCGTCGGTGCCGAAGTAGAGGCCGATCCGCTCGCCAAAGGACGCCGTGGAGGGCATCAGGCGGGTCAGCCGGGCGACGGCCAGGTACTTGGTCACCTGGTCGAAGAGGCCCCAGGCCAGGCCGCCGGCGAGCACGATGAGTGCTGCTCTGGTTCTCGATGAAGTCATGTCTGGAAGGCTTCCCGCCCGATGGATACCAGGAGCACCGCTGCGCCGCAGGAAATTCCCGCGTCGGCGATGTTGAAGGTGGCGATGTTCAGCCACCAGGGCATCCGGTAGAGCAGGTCGATGAAGTCGATGACGTAGAGGTGGGCCGCCCGGTCGATGAAGTTGCCGACGGCTCCCCCGAGGATGGCCCCCAGGGCGACCATCCGCCAGGGCGCCTCTCGGGGCAGCCGCCAGGCGAAGACCCCGACGAAGGCCGCCGCGAGGATCATCGAGAGGACGAAGAAGACCTTGCGGAAGCGGGCCGGGGCCGAGTCGAAGAGGGAGAAGGCCGCGCCCGTGTTCTCGGTGTAGCGGTGGCTCCAGACGCCCGGGATCACGATGGCGGCCGGGCGGGCGAGGTGCTCCAGCTGGCTCTCGCCGTAGAACTGGGCCACCCGCTCACCGAGGGCCTCGGTGCCGCTGCGCTCGAAGACCGCCGTGAGGTCGCGCACCGCGAGGTACTTCGTGGCCTGATCGGCGAGCAGCACCGCGACCGCCACGCCGAGGACCAGGAGTGCCTTGGGGGGTGCCCTTCGGCTCAAGCTTCCACCGCGCGGGTACAGCGGGGGCAGAGCTCCGGATGCGCGTCGTTGGAGCCCAGCTCGGTGGTGCGCACCCAGCAGCGGGCGCACTTCTCGCCGGCCACGACCTCGACCTTCGCCCGAAGTTCGTCCTCGCCCGCGCCCTCGGTGATCGAGACCTCGCTGACGATCAGCCAGGCGGGGAGGAAGTCCTCGTGGCGCTTCAGCAGGGCGAGATCGTCGCCGCTCGCGGCGAGGGTGACCTTCGCCTCGAGGGAGGCGCCGATGGTCTTCTCGCGCCGGGCCTCCTCGAGGACCCGCAGGACGACCGGCCGCAGCTCCATCAGCCGATCGAGATCGGCCGGGGAGGTGGCGCCGGTGGCCTCGGGCAGGGCGGCGAGGAAGACCGAGGGGGCGAGCCCGGCGTCCGGATGCTCGGCGCGCAGGGTCTGCCAGGCCTCCTCGGTGGTGAAGGAGAGGATCGGCGCCAGCAGGCGCAGCAGGCCCTCGGTGATCTTCCAGAGCACCGTCTGGGCGGCCCGACGCTCGGGCCAGTCGTCGCCGGAGCAGTAGAGGCGGTCCTTCCAGATGTCGAAGGCCATGGCCGAGAGGTCGACGGCGCAGAGCTCCATCGTCGCGTGGTAGACCGCGTGGAACTCGTAGCGCTCGTAGGCCGCCCGGACCTTCGCGACGTAGGCGTCGAAGCGGGCCCAGGCCCAGCGCTCCAGATCGCTCCACTCACCTTCCGGCAGGGCGTCCTTCGACGGATCGAAGCCGGCGAGGTTGCCCAGGGCGAAGCGCAGGGTGTTGCGGATCTTCCGGTAGCCCTCCGAGAGGCGATCGAGGATCTCGTCGGAGTAGCGGATGTCACCGCGGTAGTCCTCGGAGGCGACCCAGAGGCGCAGGATCTCGGCGCCCCGGGTCTTCAGCACCTGCTCGGGCGGGGTGTAGTTGCTCTTCTTCTTGGAGAGCTTCTTGCCCTCGCCGTCGACCACGAAGCCGTGGGTGAGCACCGAGCGGTAGGGGGCCTCGCCCCGGGTGCCGACGGCGGCCAGGAGGGTGGAGTGGAACCAGCCGCGGTGCTGATCCGAGCCCTCGAGGTAGAGATCGATCGGCAGGCCCAGGCTCTCGTCGCTCTCGCAGACGGCGGCGTAGGAGACGCCCGAGTCGAACCAGACGTCCAGGATGTCCTGCTCCTTCTTGAACTTCTCGCAGCCGCACTTGCCGCACTTCAGCCCGGGGACCAGCTCCTGGGGCTCGCGGGCGTACCAGGCGTCGGCGCCCTCCTTCTCGAAGGCGTCGGCGACCTGGTTCATCGCCGCCTCGGTGGCCACCGGCTCGTCGCAGTCCTCACAGTAGAAGACCGGGATCGGCACTCCCCAGGCCCGCTGCCGGGAGATGCACCAGTCCGGCCGGGTGGTGAGCATCCCGTGGATGCGATCCCGGCCCCAGTGGGGGATCCACTGGACCCGGTCCACCTCGCCCAGCGCCTTCTCCCGCAAGCGGTTCTCCTCCATGGAGATGAACCACTGGTGGGTGGCCCGGAAGATCACCGGCTGGTTGCAGCGCCAGCAGTGCGGGTAGCTGTGGGAGAGGGCCAGGTCCTTCGGGGAGAGGAGGTGTCCGCTCTTCTCCAGGCGCGCGACGATCTGCGGGTTGGCCGCGAAGACCTTCTCCTTGCGAAGGTCGGCCAT harbors:
- the ileS gene encoding isoleucine--tRNA ligase, whose protein sequence is MAEQDYKTTIHLPKTDFPMRANLPEREPDRVAFWEEQGIYAQLQEVHREDPTFLLHDGPPYANNHIHQGHVLNKVLKDIVVKSRAMAGFRAPYVPGWDCHGLPIELQVDKQLGGKKREMNAVEFRQACRAYAEKWVGIQSTEFQRLGVLGAWERPYLTMDHGYEARIVRELARFAGAGGLYKGKKPVYWCIRCVTALAEAEVEYEEHTSPSIYVAFDVAKGTEHLPEGIQGRKSSLVIWTTTPWTLPANLAIAIHPEFEYVAYELKGRACIVAKPLLHAFLSEVAPDELKLQDVSKATEGLLEDPVAALKDPAKVLAHLDAETLSKLTYAHPLFEDQRERPVLPADHVTLEAGTGLVHTAPGHGVEDYQLGLAAGLEIYNPVDDYGRYIDDVPEGMADLRKEKVFAANPQIVARLEKSGHLLSPKDLALSHSYPHCWRCNQPVIFRATHQWFISMEENRLREKALGEVDRVQWIPHWGRDRIHGMLTTRPDWCISRQRAWGVPIPVFYCEDCDEPVATEAAMNQVADAFEKEGADAWYAREPQELVPGLKCGKCGCEKFKKEQDILDVWFDSGVSYAAVCESDESLGLPIDLYLEGSDQHRGWFHSTLLAAVGTRGEAPYRSVLTHGFVVDGEGKKLSKKKSNYTPPEQVLKTRGAEILRLWVASEDYRGDIRYSDEILDRLSEGYRKIRNTLRFALGNLAGFDPSKDALPEGEWSDLERWAWARFDAYVAKVRAAYERYEFHAVYHATMELCAVDLSAMAFDIWKDRLYCSGDDWPERRAAQTVLWKITEGLLRLLAPILSFTTEEAWQTLRAEHPDAGLAPSVFLAALPEATGATSPADLDRLMELRPVVLRVLEEARREKTIGASLEAKVTLAASGDDLALLKRHEDFLPAWLIVSEVSITEGAGEDELRAKVEVVAGEKCARCWVRTTELGSNDAHPELCPRCTRAVEA
- the lspA gene encoding signal peptidase II; this translates as MTSSRTRAALIVLAGGLAWGLFDQVTKYLAVARLTRLMPSTASFGERIGLYFGTDELYAYARVPHVVIEGLWNHVYVQNPAGAFGLLNGTPLGLRRFVFVAVAILAAIGLLWMASRSVLQPLRFPRLHLLALSMVFGGAIGNLTDRIAHGYVIDFIDWHWGPYHWPAFNIADVGIVVGVLTLVFLSQPVVERDAGGAAEAEAEAEAEADVEPGGSGPEPLES
- the lspA gene encoding signal peptidase II, translating into MSRRAPPKALLVLGVAVAVLLADQATKYLAVRDLTAVFERSGTEALGERVAQFYGESQLEHLARPAAIVIPGVWSHRYTENTGAAFSLFDSAPARFRKVFFVLSMILAAAFVGVFAWRLPREAPWRMVALGAILGGAVGNFIDRAAHLYVIDFIDLLYRMPWWLNIATFNIADAGISCGAAVLLVSIGREAFQT